A section of the Methanococcus vannielii SB genome encodes:
- a CDS encoding DUF2067 family protein — translation MKKIISIKGTEKEVIEICERISKMGIDYSFDAKANYSENKAYNSARIKIFGEDKNKLVEDYKNILSIIEHVHNKYNVDVKGLYEYKLSDLKYPVNKDLVLDTLSALKINFKYLKDENVIKCELKVEELNDILKNILEIYSELNVYKLGSKPVKNVLALASYITGNDVNILLEKGLEKELFREENEKIVLNKDIDLTRKELLSVKK, via the coding sequence GTGAAAAAAATAATTTCTATAAAGGGTACTGAAAAAGAAGTAATCGAAATATGTGAAAGAATATCAAAAATGGGCATAGATTATTCTTTTGATGCTAAAGCCAATTATTCGGAAAATAAAGCATATAATAGTGCACGAATAAAAATATTTGGTGAAGATAAGAATAAATTGGTTGAAGATTATAAAAATATTCTTTCAATAATTGAGCATGTCCATAATAAATATAATGTGGACGTAAAAGGGTTATATGAATACAAATTAAGTGATTTGAAATACCCTGTAAATAAAGACCTAGTTCTAGACACCCTAAGTGCACTTAAAATTAATTTTAAATATTTAAAAGATGAAAACGTAATCAAGTGTGAATTAAAAGTCGAAGAGTTAAATGACATTTTGAAAAACATACTCGAAATATATTCCGAACTAAACGTTTATAAACTCGGATCAAAACCTGTTAAAAATGTATTAGCGCTTGCTTCATATATTACAGGAAATGATGTTAACATATTACTTGAAAAAGGCCTAGAAAAAGAATTATTTCGGGAAGAAAACGAAAAAATCGTCCTGAATAAGGATATAGATTTAACAAGAAAAGAACTTTTGAGTGTGAAAAAATGA